The segment ACGTCGTAGTCCAATACAGGGTAGTAATTGAGATAAGAAAGGTTCATGGTTTTCATAACCATTAAAGGGTAATATGAATATCTTCAAGTTAGAGTTTAGAGAACACATCCTTTTAATCAGTTCGCTTTAGCAATCATGTGATTTGCTTATTCCTATTTAGGAGGGACCTTAGACTTGAGGACAACACCTGTTTAATTAAGGCCTTAAGAGAGTGCGATGAGGTTGTACCGTTATTCATTATAGATCCTAGACAGGTTGAAGATAACCCTTACAAGTCCCCTTTCGCAATAGGATTCATGATAGACTCTCTCCTTGAGTTGGATCAGGATCTTAAAACTATGGGCTCTAGGCTCCATTTACTAAAGGGATTTCCCGAGGAGATAATACCTAAGATTAACGCTGATGCGGTTTACATGAATGAGGATTACACTCCTTTCAGTAGGCAAAGAGATGAGAGGATCAAGGAGAAAGTTAAAGGGAAGCTCGTAACGTGTGAAGATCTGCTCCTAACGAAGAAGAGATTCTTTTTAAAAGAAGGGAAACCTTACTCCGTCTTCACAAGATTTTACGTCGACGTGAAAGATAAACCTGTCAGGCGGCCCGAAGTAAACAACCTCAAAAACTATGGGGAGATGAAAGATATTACTGACGTTAAACTCTTAGAGAACCTACATTTTCAGAGGTCTAGCTTTAAGGGTGGTAGAAGAGCGGCTTTGGACACATTAAATAGAGCGCAAACGATAGACTACTCATTGAGGAACTTTCCTGGTTTGCCAGGAACTACAAGACTTTCTCCTTACCTTAAGTTCGGTGTTTTGTCACCTAGAGAGGTTTACTATTCAGTGAACGAGGAGATAAGGAGACAGCTTTACTGGAGAGACTTCTTTACGCTTTTGGCGTATTACAATCCATACGTTTTTGGTCACGCGTATAAAAGAGAGTACGACTGCGTACCATGGGTTAACGATACTAACCTGTTTAGTGCGTGGACCCAAGGCAAAACAGGATATCCCATAGTTGACGCAGGTATGAGGGAGTTAAATAACACAGGTTTCATGCATAATAGAACTCGAATGATTACCGCGTTCTTCCTGGTTAAGGTGCTTCATGTTGACTGGCGATGGGGAGAAAAGTACTTTGCCACAAAGTTAGTCGATTACGATCCGTCAGTGAATAACGGGAACTGGCAATGGGTGGCCTCTACAGGTGTTGATAGGATGTTTAGAATTTTTAATCCCTGGCTTCAACAGAAGAAGTTTGACCCTGAGGCAGTCTACATTAAGGAATGGGTACCTGAACTGAGAGATCTGTCTCCAGCTGACATTCACAACGTTTACGCATTAAAGGTGGACGGATATCCCAAGCCTATCGTGAATTATCTAGAAGAGGTTAGAAAGGCGAGGGAATATTATGAAAAGTCTAGATCAACTTGTAACTAAGGAGAGAGGAATATTCTCCCGTCTCTTCTACCTTCCTTAAACGATAGGAACGCCTCTTTGATATCTTCTAGCCTGAACGTCCTCCATGTCCTCACCTTCAACTTGCTAGCCAAAGTAAGTAGTTCTATGAAGTCTCCCATATCTCCTCTATTAGTTCCTAACAACGTCACGTGTTTAAGATAGAGCTTGTTTACATCCAGCTGAGCCTTTCCTCCTGTGATAGCTCCATACGTGATGATCCTTCCGTAATTGCCAACCAGTTTAAAAGCTAAGTCCCAGTACTCCTGTCCTAACGAGTTTACAACCACTGAAGCCATCTTACCCTGGGTGAACTCCTTAATTACCTCCTCCGCGTTTACGTAATCCACCACTATATCGGGATTGAAATCCTTTACCCAGGCCTTAGTAGAAACTGCGACTACAGTGGCCCCCATCATTTTAGCCAATTGTATGAGAAACATACCTGTGTTACCAGAAGCGCCCAACACAACAACCAGGTCTTGAGGGTTTACCTGTGCTATCTTCAACGCATGGTAAGGAGTCAAGATAGCGATGGGTAAACTTGCCAATATTTCGTCTCGTAAAGACGATCGCATAACGTTTCTAGCCGGCACAACTATTTCTTCCGCGTAACCTCCTTGGGTTTCCA is part of the Metallosphaera cuprina Ar-4 genome and harbors:
- a CDS encoding cryptochrome/photolyase family protein codes for the protein MICLFLFRRDLRLEDNTCLIKALRECDEVVPLFIIDPRQVEDNPYKSPFAIGFMIDSLLELDQDLKTMGSRLHLLKGFPEEIIPKINADAVYMNEDYTPFSRQRDERIKEKVKGKLVTCEDLLLTKKRFFLKEGKPYSVFTRFYVDVKDKPVRRPEVNNLKNYGEMKDITDVKLLENLHFQRSSFKGGRRAALDTLNRAQTIDYSLRNFPGLPGTTRLSPYLKFGVLSPREVYYSVNEEIRRQLYWRDFFTLLAYYNPYVFGHAYKREYDCVPWVNDTNLFSAWTQGKTGYPIVDAGMRELNNTGFMHNRTRMITAFFLVKVLHVDWRWGEKYFATKLVDYDPSVNNGNWQWVASTGVDRMFRIFNPWLQQKKFDPEAVYIKEWVPELRDLSPADIHNVYALKVDGYPKPIVNYLEEVRKAREYYEKSRSTCN
- a CDS encoding alcohol dehydrogenase catalytic domain-containing protein is translated as MPDMRAILYERRGIDNLELREVPEPRVGDNEVKLRVLKASINPVDLMSVEVLSVSPIPHIPGSEFFGVVEEVGKGVTHVSPGDRVAVYTRLFDGSCESCLRGRQTYCVNGKRIGVETQGGYAEEIVVPARNVMRSSLRDEILASLPIAILTPYHALKIAQVNPQDLVVVLGASGNTGMFLIQLAKMMGATVVAVSTKAWVKDFNPDIVVDYVNAEEVIKEFTQGKMASVVVNSLGQEYWDLAFKLVGNYGRIITYGAITGGKAQLDVNKLYLKHVTLLGTNRGDMGDFIELLTLASKLKVRTWRTFRLEDIKEAFLSFKEGRRDGRIFLSP